A window from Marinagarivorans cellulosilyticus encodes these proteins:
- the bioC gene encoding malonyl-ACP O-methyltransferase BioC, protein MIAEPASPLSWAQEGPSNSPVIIAIHGWASNAQVWRELAKQLPEYGVLTLELPGFGITPCDNRLFNYNNFISAVSNAVSLAKQQWPACNARDFYLMGWSLGGQVAAEVAARIPDVIAGLITVASNPCFVEQPTWPRAMPASTYDAFSENFSAGAAKVVQRFHALQAHGAGEPRALRKTMQQYLPVLDSAQIPAWQATLAWLAFDARPAYAAYAKPQLHLLAGNDALVPANVPLGQYGEVQVIAGASHCLLLERSKAVARAVSVFIKTHCASAMDKNRVARSFSEAAADYDTFAQVQKTAAQSVARRALKSAINTGKVLDLGAGTGVLTNALAEQGASMIALDIAEGMLHVARSRAADSPPVNYLAADAEYLPLRDASIDGVVSSLAIQWCTNLPLLFAEIYRVLKPGGRAVIATLGPATLRELKLAWQAVDEAVHINAFASRSQVESAAGGAGFDVVIEQQLEQLKYPSLMPLLQALKGIGAHNSHALAPAGLMTRSKFQTLKNAYPSPDGGRGGEVVASYDIFYLELTK, encoded by the coding sequence ATGATCGCTGAGCCAGCTAGCCCTCTTAGCTGGGCGCAGGAGGGGCCATCAAACTCACCGGTTATTATTGCAATTCACGGTTGGGCTTCTAATGCGCAGGTGTGGCGCGAACTGGCTAAACAGTTGCCTGAATACGGCGTGTTAACGCTTGAGTTGCCCGGTTTTGGTATTACCCCGTGCGATAACCGTTTATTCAATTACAACAATTTTATCAGTGCTGTTAGCAATGCCGTTAGTCTGGCCAAGCAGCAATGGCCTGCTTGTAATGCTCGCGATTTTTACCTAATGGGGTGGTCCTTGGGGGGGCAAGTCGCTGCTGAAGTCGCAGCGCGTATACCCGATGTGATAGCGGGCTTAATTACCGTGGCATCCAACCCCTGTTTTGTCGAGCAGCCAACTTGGCCTAGGGCCATGCCGGCAAGCACTTATGACGCTTTTAGCGAAAATTTTTCCGCTGGCGCTGCCAAAGTCGTTCAGCGCTTTCACGCTTTGCAGGCTCATGGCGCAGGCGAGCCTCGGGCGCTAAGAAAAACCATGCAACAGTATTTGCCGGTGTTAGATTCAGCCCAAATACCCGCTTGGCAAGCGACTTTGGCTTGGTTGGCGTTCGATGCGCGGCCAGCTTATGCGGCCTATGCCAAGCCGCAGCTGCACCTGCTGGCAGGAAACGACGCACTGGTTCCTGCTAATGTGCCCTTAGGGCAATATGGTGAGGTACAAGTTATCGCTGGCGCTAGCCATTGCTTGCTCCTAGAAAGAAGTAAGGCTGTAGCTCGGGCGGTGAGTGTTTTCATTAAAACCCATTGCGCGTCTGCTATGGATAAAAATAGGGTGGCCCGATCATTCAGTGAGGCGGCTGCTGACTACGATACGTTTGCGCAAGTCCAAAAAACGGCTGCGCAAAGTGTCGCACGGCGAGCTCTAAAATCAGCAATTAATACAGGCAAGGTATTGGATTTAGGGGCCGGTACCGGCGTATTGACGAACGCGTTAGCCGAGCAGGGAGCTAGCATGATCGCTTTAGACATTGCCGAAGGCATGTTGCATGTTGCGAGATCCCGCGCGGCGGATTCGCCACCGGTAAATTATCTTGCGGCCGATGCTGAGTACCTACCGCTGCGTGATGCTAGCATCGATGGTGTTGTGTCGAGCCTGGCTATTCAGTGGTGTACTAATTTACCGTTACTGTTCGCCGAGATCTACCGGGTACTAAAGCCCGGAGGGCGGGCGGTGATTGCAACTCTGGGGCCTGCAACCTTGCGTGAGCTAAAGCTTGCTTGGCAGGCGGTAGATGAAGCGGTGCATATTAATGCGTTTGCCAGCCGCTCGCAGGTAGAAAGCGCGGCAGGCGGTGCTGGTTTTGATGTTGTGATAGAGCAGCAACTTGAGCAGCTAAAGTACCCGTCACTCATGCCATTATTGCAGGCATTGAAGGGGATAGGTGCTCACAATAGTCATGCGCTGGCGCCAGCGGGATTAATGACGCGATCGAAATTCCAAACGCTCAAAAATGCATACCCCTCGCCTGATGGCGGGAGGGGCGGCGAAGTTGTGGCGAGTTACGATATTTTTTACCTCGAGTTGACTAAGTAG
- the bioD gene encoding dethiobiotin synthase, with protein MAKPLFIAGTDTDIGKTLIAAGLLKAFALQGVTTCALKPVAAGCSGDPGQLRNSDALLLQKTASVQLPYSQVNPVALAEPCSPHIAANLEGRRLQVARLEGFCRGVLMQSAKVCVIEGAGGWRVPLSERELISDLAKALNTPVVLVVGMRLGCLNHALLTAEAILRDSLPLVGWVANCVDANMPHLEENIETLKRSIAAPCLGVVPHLEVGVLEEDAVLKVANALQLPALAL; from the coding sequence ATGGCAAAGCCACTTTTTATTGCGGGTACCGATACCGATATTGGTAAAACATTAATTGCTGCGGGGCTGTTAAAGGCATTTGCGTTGCAAGGTGTGACAACTTGCGCGCTAAAGCCTGTAGCGGCGGGCTGTTCTGGCGACCCGGGACAGCTGCGCAATAGCGATGCATTGTTGTTACAAAAAACGGCAAGCGTGCAGTTACCGTATAGTCAGGTTAACCCTGTCGCTTTAGCTGAACCTTGTTCGCCGCATATTGCTGCCAACCTTGAGGGGCGGAGATTACAGGTGGCGCGCTTAGAAGGTTTTTGCCGCGGCGTGCTTATGCAAAGCGCAAAGGTGTGTGTTATTGAGGGTGCTGGTGGTTGGCGAGTTCCTTTAAGCGAGCGCGAACTGATAAGTGATCTGGCTAAGGCCTTAAATACACCGGTTGTGCTGGTCGTGGGTATGCGCTTGGGGTGCTTAAATCACGCATTGTTAACAGCGGAGGCTATTTTACGGGACAGCTTGCCGCTGGTTGGTTGGGTGGCAAATTGTGTGGATGCCAACATGCCTCACTTAGAAGAAAATATCGAAACACTGAAGCGAAGTATTGCGGCACCTTGTTTGGGGGTAGTACCGCATTTGGAGGTTGGGGTTTTGGAGGAGGATGCTGTGCTTAAAGTGGCTAACGCATTGCAATTGCCTGCGTTAGCCCTTTAG
- a CDS encoding undecaprenyl-phosphate glucose phosphotransferase: MNSASPKSLHTKRSKRLLQNHDTLAQWIQHSLNLLIVSCTLVGLALWRDGAVGEHYRVMLVFALLLMTIIYNMLGVFRRFDSLTGGMQHLARAWGSVIIILAWLAFLTKTSEVYSRQVVVYWALIAYVAQVITLYATHKLHVLYRAKYRARIPALIIGTGEMASHLANSISNNIWLNDKVVGVIGNTEQDSQSWGDNNIPMLGTEDALDAIISQHGIRRIYMALPLADSHRISALQDKLFEHNIDLIWAPDIFALHLLNHSVREAGGVPLINLNETPLRAGGPAFIKLLMDKSISLAAIIALSPILISLAIAVRLSSPGPIIFKQVRDGWDGSKFHVFKFRSMYQHEAKTVVEQAKRNDSRVTPVGAFIRRTSLDELPQLFNVLNGSMSLVGPRPHAESHNVYYSDKVNAYLARHRIKPGITGLAQINGCRGETENIEDMEKRVEYDLAYISNWSPLLDLKILIATPMRLISKAGNAY; this comes from the coding sequence ATGAATTCTGCGTCACCCAAATCGCTTCACACCAAACGCTCAAAACGCTTACTACAAAACCACGATACACTTGCGCAATGGATTCAGCACAGCCTAAATTTGCTGATTGTTAGCTGTACGTTAGTAGGTCTGGCCTTATGGCGGGACGGCGCGGTCGGCGAGCACTACCGTGTAATGCTGGTATTTGCACTGCTGCTAATGACTATTATTTACAATATGCTAGGCGTATTTCGCCGCTTTGACAGCCTAACGGGCGGCATGCAGCACTTAGCCCGCGCCTGGGGCAGCGTTATTATTATCCTGGCTTGGCTGGCATTTCTGACAAAAACTTCCGAAGTATACTCACGCCAAGTGGTTGTCTATTGGGCCCTTATTGCCTATGTCGCACAAGTCATCACCCTCTACGCCACACATAAGCTCCATGTTTTATACCGCGCAAAGTACCGTGCTCGCATTCCCGCACTAATTATTGGCACCGGTGAAATGGCCTCTCATTTGGCCAACTCCATCAGTAATAACATTTGGCTGAACGATAAAGTTGTCGGTGTTATTGGCAATACAGAGCAAGACAGCCAATCGTGGGGCGACAATAACATCCCAATGTTAGGCACCGAAGACGCTCTAGATGCGATCATTTCACAGCATGGCATTCGCCGCATTTACATGGCCTTACCACTAGCTGATAGCCATAGAATATCAGCACTTCAAGACAAGCTGTTCGAGCACAACATCGATTTAATTTGGGCGCCAGATATCTTTGCATTACACCTTTTAAACCACAGTGTTCGCGAAGCCGGCGGTGTACCACTCATAAACCTTAACGAAACACCGCTTCGCGCCGGCGGGCCGGCCTTTATTAAACTTTTAATGGACAAAAGCATCTCGCTTGCGGCCATCATCGCACTCTCCCCAATACTTATCTCACTAGCTATTGCTGTGCGCCTTAGCTCACCAGGCCCCATTATTTTCAAACAAGTACGCGACGGCTGGGACGGTTCTAAATTTCACGTTTTCAAGTTTCGCAGCATGTACCAGCACGAGGCCAAAACTGTTGTCGAGCAAGCTAAACGTAACGACAGTCGCGTGACGCCAGTTGGGGCTTTTATCCGGCGAACCAGCCTTGATGAACTACCGCAGCTATTTAATGTACTCAATGGCAGCATGTCGTTAGTGGGGCCAAGGCCGCACGCAGAATCACACAACGTATATTATTCCGACAAAGTGAATGCCTACCTAGCTCGCCACCGCATTAAACCCGGGATTACCGGCCTTGCGCAAATTAACGGCTGCAGAGGTGAAACCGAAAACATCGAAGACATGGAAAAGCGCGTTGAATACGACCTTGCGTACATTTCTAATTGGTCGCCGCTGCTCGACCTCAAAATTTTAATCGCAACCCCTATGCGCTTAATTTCTAAAGCAGGCAACGCCTACTAA
- the prsR gene encoding PEP-CTERM-box response regulator transcription factor, whose amino-acid sequence MTTEKPKLLIIEDDKGLQSQLRWHFDQYEVFVAGNRDEAITAVRLNEPAVILQDLGLPPDHEGVEEGFHCIREISSLHPDAKIIVMTGNADYENAVRAVAMGAYDFYQKPVNAETLDLILQRAFHIYQLEERHRAEEETRQGPLQDVIAGDPAMLKVCRMIEKLAPSNVTCTLTGESGTGKEVLTKALHRLSPRNKKRLVAINCAAVPENLMEAELFGYEKGAFTGAAKRTQGKVEMAQEGTLFLDEIGDMPLVLQAKLLRFLQERVIERVGGREEIPIDVRVVCATNKNLLEMTKEGTFREDLYYRICEMEIHIPPLRERHGDKLLLARHFLKMYNKQNGSNISGFTPEAVDTIDSYAWPGNIREMENRIKRSLVMCDDKLVTSDDLGLHSNESTFLNLRQVRHQAEKSAIIRALGMTESNISAASKLLGVTRPTLYDLMKKYNIIVN is encoded by the coding sequence ATGACGACGGAAAAACCCAAACTGCTTATTATCGAAGATGACAAAGGCCTTCAAAGCCAACTGCGCTGGCACTTTGACCAATACGAAGTCTTTGTGGCCGGCAATCGCGACGAAGCCATAACCGCTGTACGCCTAAACGAGCCGGCAGTCATCCTGCAAGACCTCGGCCTCCCACCCGACCACGAAGGCGTAGAAGAAGGCTTTCACTGCATTCGAGAAATTAGCAGCCTACACCCAGATGCCAAAATAATTGTTATGACCGGCAATGCCGATTACGAAAATGCCGTTCGCGCGGTTGCAATGGGTGCGTACGATTTTTATCAAAAGCCAGTCAACGCTGAAACGTTAGATTTAATCCTTCAGCGCGCCTTTCACATTTATCAACTTGAAGAACGCCACCGCGCCGAAGAAGAGACTCGCCAAGGGCCGCTGCAAGACGTTATTGCCGGCGACCCTGCAATGCTAAAAGTCTGTCGTATGATCGAGAAATTAGCACCCTCTAATGTTACTTGCACCCTCACAGGCGAAAGCGGTACCGGTAAAGAAGTTCTAACAAAAGCACTCCACAGACTTAGCCCGCGCAATAAAAAGCGCCTTGTTGCCATTAACTGTGCAGCTGTACCCGAAAACCTCATGGAAGCGGAGCTTTTTGGATACGAAAAAGGTGCTTTTACCGGCGCCGCCAAGCGCACGCAAGGCAAAGTAGAAATGGCGCAAGAAGGGACGCTCTTTTTAGATGAAATCGGCGATATGCCGCTGGTACTTCAGGCAAAATTATTGCGCTTTTTACAAGAGCGCGTTATTGAGCGCGTCGGCGGCCGAGAAGAAATCCCAATCGACGTTCGCGTTGTATGTGCTACCAATAAGAACTTACTTGAAATGACCAAAGAAGGTACTTTTCGCGAAGATTTGTATTACCGCATTTGCGAAATGGAGATCCACATCCCCCCCCTTCGCGAACGCCACGGCGACAAGCTTCTTCTGGCACGGCACTTCCTGAAAATGTACAACAAACAAAATGGCAGCAACATTTCTGGCTTTACGCCAGAGGCTGTCGATACAATTGACAGCTATGCATGGCCTGGCAACATTCGCGAAATGGAAAACCGCATTAAGCGCTCTCTCGTGATGTGCGACGACAAACTAGTAACCTCTGATGACCTAGGACTGCATAGCAATGAGAGCACTTTCTTGAACCTAAGGCAGGTTCGCCATCAAGCCGAAAAATCAGCCATTATTCGCGCTCTAGGCATGACCGAAAGCAATATTTCTGCGGCATCAAAACTATTGGGGGTAACTCGCCCAACTTTGTACGACCTTATGAAAAAGTACAATATTATTGTGAACTGA
- the prsK gene encoding XrtA/PEP-CTERM system histidine kinase PrsK gives MTYDSATFIAYLGATVFSLSLIFAFYTQLRTPALRPVFAVAAAMQSIWLICACYTLAYTTDHGLHTTQLADSAQQLFWLWTLIQSMQKHCNKTLPKIFTRYFLPLSAVFILGQYWLGHQSDHNHLIFNLPTLATSMLGLLFINRLYCSSSNIRLLKLICVALAALFAYNAYHVITLMTGLAAQNTLSGTRATITLITSLALLIGTLTLRKESEEPHARLSLSRPAILYICLFSLSAAIITVFAFASLYIRRFGGGIAEAMYLFIVAAAIIAVVVLLTSTTFRNILNVLINKHLFSHKYDYRTEWLKLIDGLSKPANSQEAFGIALNTVMSIFKSPGGALYLPKGDAFALAFSQECDVQHNQVEPLNSPFARVFRDSEWVFFPRLPPTNTQLDKFNETLPDWIRLIDNVWLVMPLIYETKLTGFIILNEPKIHTSLNWEDLDLLKITGRQIASYIEGHRKSEALSEAKQFETFNKLSAFVMHDLKNLIAQQSLLIENAAKHKDNPAFIEDAFTTISGSVDRLNVLLQKLQRSEPEASRSIDLKPVIIEAVSRCSRTLPIPSLRLDADNLKLLAAPDTLCMILIHLIQNAQEATKASGFVDIHVERTESHACIKIDDNGKGMDEYFIRHSLFKPFETTKTGKGMGIGVYQAKDYVEHLGGSVVVSSQVNVGTTFTITLPLLEQK, from the coding sequence ATGACATATGACAGCGCTACGTTCATTGCCTATTTAGGCGCAACCGTCTTTTCGCTATCCCTTATTTTTGCGTTTTACACCCAGCTTCGCACCCCTGCACTGCGCCCAGTATTTGCTGTTGCCGCGGCCATGCAGTCGATTTGGCTAATTTGCGCTTGCTACACTCTAGCCTACACGACTGATCACGGGCTCCACACAACACAACTTGCCGATAGCGCCCAGCAGCTTTTTTGGCTCTGGACACTTATCCAGTCCATGCAGAAGCACTGCAACAAAACCCTACCCAAAATCTTTACACGCTATTTTTTACCGCTAAGCGCTGTATTTATACTGGGGCAGTACTGGTTAGGGCATCAAAGTGATCACAACCACTTAATATTCAACCTACCCACACTCGCCACCTCAATGCTGGGCTTGCTTTTTATTAACCGTCTTTACTGCAGCTCCAGTAACATCCGCCTACTCAAGTTAATCTGCGTGGCCTTAGCGGCTCTATTTGCCTACAACGCTTATCACGTGATTACCCTTATGACAGGGCTAGCCGCGCAAAATACACTCAGCGGAACCCGGGCGACCATCACACTAATAACTAGCCTTGCCCTACTCATCGGCACCCTAACGTTAAGAAAAGAGTCGGAAGAGCCGCACGCAAGACTCTCACTTTCACGCCCCGCAATCCTCTACATTTGCTTATTTAGCTTAAGCGCTGCCATTATCACGGTTTTTGCCTTTGCTAGCCTTTACATTCGACGCTTTGGCGGCGGCATCGCTGAAGCCATGTATTTATTTATTGTCGCAGCGGCAATCATTGCGGTTGTTGTATTACTTACATCAACGACCTTTCGCAACATTCTAAATGTCCTCATTAACAAGCACCTCTTTAGCCATAAATATGACTACCGCACCGAATGGCTAAAACTCATCGACGGACTCTCGAAGCCCGCAAATAGCCAAGAAGCTTTTGGCATTGCACTAAACACTGTGATGTCAATTTTCAAAAGCCCCGGCGGCGCGCTCTACCTCCCAAAAGGTGATGCTTTCGCCTTAGCATTCAGCCAAGAATGCGACGTCCAACACAATCAAGTCGAACCACTCAACTCTCCCTTTGCGCGGGTCTTTCGAGATTCCGAATGGGTTTTCTTCCCACGCCTACCACCTACAAATACACAGCTCGATAAATTTAACGAAACACTACCGGACTGGATTCGCCTGATTGATAACGTCTGGCTAGTGATGCCACTTATCTACGAAACCAAGCTCACCGGCTTTATCATTTTGAACGAGCCCAAAATACACACCAGCTTAAACTGGGAAGATTTAGACTTATTGAAAATTACAGGCCGTCAAATTGCTAGCTACATTGAAGGCCACCGAAAATCTGAAGCACTTAGCGAAGCCAAGCAATTCGAAACTTTTAACAAGTTATCGGCATTTGTGATGCACGACCTTAAAAATCTGATAGCCCAGCAATCACTACTGATAGAAAACGCTGCCAAGCATAAAGATAACCCCGCTTTTATTGAGGATGCTTTTACCACCATCAGCGGCTCAGTTGATAGGCTAAATGTACTTTTACAGAAGCTTCAACGCTCGGAACCTGAAGCCTCACGCAGCATAGATCTAAAACCGGTTATTATAGAGGCCGTAAGTCGCTGCAGCAGAACACTGCCCATTCCAAGTCTACGTCTCGACGCAGACAACCTTAAATTACTCGCCGCCCCTGATACACTGTGCATGATATTGATCCATTTAATACAAAACGCACAAGAAGCCACCAAAGCGAGTGGTTTTGTTGATATTCATGTTGAAAGAACCGAATCACATGCATGCATCAAAATCGACGATAACGGCAAAGGAATGGACGAATACTTTATTAGGCATAGCCTATTCAAACCTTTTGAAACCACCAAAACCGGAAAAGGAATGGGTATAGGGGTATACCAAGCGAAAGACTACGTTGAACACCTTGGCGGCAGCGTTGTGGTCAGCAGCCAAGTTAATGTAGGCACAACCTTCACCATTACCCTCCCACTACTAGAACAAAAATAA
- a CDS encoding DUF1631 family protein, whose product MQSTPSAVKTHHPAWPSLSKIACDDVERLLEHFFSSTDNLLYDLSKRASSNSEAAFYFDAMRELRMVREKAIEHFLHNIKEQALQLSQGKLSTAQEQENLDLLSSDELDRALACETVINNVSNLYHDDLVLLSRRLTQLSPLELLPVSQIPFSPEWLAHNFASVIPKLNGKTVVILFKQLEKHLLRQLSPLLSQCNDFLVSEGLFRDAPTARHRNTLPKLTDIRTSLDDPAPAVIAPSQFALPLHSLRQILANARYQAANDATLSYRFSFNPGPVVPLPILGAALTKQQLNVAEQQQFPLKNQVGDYVSRALESDNSQEPNALNPYHEDIIQLVGAFFDELLEDEELTTITQSLICRLQIPTLKVALRNESFFLESDHIVRRFLNLLTEMAQTLDNLEHPDDDPLYIKMLNSVKRINKLYELNEDIFTSELEALERLNDQENKRADIIEQRTRQAEEGRARFESAKNAAIECMQHYTCNLRLNRHTQKFISEYWQQVLVLTFLKEGQGPEWLTHGQTLNDLLWLDQQHTDERSIARAQNILATIKPRLLVGLSSLHMNEEQCHALCDKVIQATQEETAERTPVENTPQTAIQRQQQSITALEQQYFDEAKNLEVGTWIQYKEDGNMLTCKLASNASADAFLFVNRLGMKKLTKSRKNIALDLQSGRVKIMHRGPLFDRLMNRALSQLKRK is encoded by the coding sequence ATGCAATCAACCCCTAGCGCAGTAAAAACACACCATCCAGCATGGCCTTCGCTTTCGAAGATAGCCTGTGACGATGTGGAGCGCCTGCTCGAGCACTTTTTTTCGTCGACAGATAACTTACTGTACGACCTATCCAAGCGCGCAAGCAGCAATTCCGAAGCAGCTTTCTATTTTGACGCCATGCGTGAATTGCGCATGGTCAGAGAAAAAGCCATCGAGCATTTTTTGCACAACATTAAAGAGCAAGCCTTACAGTTAAGCCAAGGCAAACTTAGTACAGCGCAAGAGCAGGAAAACCTAGACCTACTATCTAGCGACGAGCTCGATCGCGCACTCGCCTGCGAAACAGTTATTAATAATGTCAGTAATCTATACCATGACGATCTCGTATTACTGTCACGTCGCCTAACTCAGCTTTCGCCACTTGAATTACTGCCTGTCAGCCAAATTCCATTTTCGCCAGAGTGGCTTGCTCACAATTTCGCAAGCGTTATCCCAAAACTAAACGGCAAGACCGTTGTTATTTTATTTAAGCAACTAGAGAAGCACCTCCTCAGGCAGCTCTCCCCGCTACTGTCTCAATGTAATGACTTTTTGGTATCCGAAGGCCTATTTCGTGATGCGCCAACAGCAAGGCACCGCAATACACTACCAAAATTGACAGATATACGAACATCGCTCGATGACCCAGCACCAGCAGTCATCGCGCCGAGTCAGTTTGCCTTGCCGCTTCACTCGCTACGACAGATTTTAGCGAATGCGCGCTACCAAGCAGCCAACGATGCCACCCTGAGCTACCGATTCTCTTTTAATCCTGGCCCAGTAGTACCACTACCGATTCTAGGAGCAGCGCTAACAAAGCAACAATTAAATGTTGCCGAGCAACAGCAGTTTCCGCTGAAAAATCAGGTAGGTGACTATGTAAGCCGCGCACTCGAGAGCGATAACAGCCAAGAGCCTAACGCCCTCAACCCCTATCATGAAGACATTATTCAGCTGGTAGGCGCATTTTTTGATGAACTACTTGAAGATGAAGAGCTAACCACAATCACGCAGTCACTAATTTGTCGATTGCAAATCCCCACGCTTAAAGTGGCCCTGCGCAACGAAAGCTTCTTCCTCGAGTCAGACCATATCGTTCGTCGGTTTTTAAATTTGTTAACCGAGATGGCCCAAACACTCGACAACCTTGAACATCCCGACGATGACCCGCTCTATATTAAAATGCTTAACAGCGTAAAGCGCATCAACAAGCTTTACGAACTCAATGAAGATATTTTCACATCAGAACTTGAAGCACTCGAGCGACTAAACGATCAAGAAAACAAACGTGCCGATATCATTGAACAACGCACCCGCCAGGCCGAAGAAGGTCGCGCACGCTTCGAAAGCGCAAAAAACGCCGCTATTGAGTGCATGCAACACTACACCTGCAACCTACGCTTAAATCGACACACTCAAAAATTTATAAGCGAATACTGGCAGCAGGTATTAGTACTCACCTTCCTCAAGGAGGGGCAAGGCCCTGAATGGCTTACACATGGCCAAACATTGAACGACCTTTTATGGCTAGATCAGCAGCACACCGATGAACGCTCCATTGCAAGAGCACAAAATATTCTCGCCACAATCAAGCCGCGCCTGCTTGTTGGGCTTTCATCGTTACACATGAATGAAGAGCAGTGCCACGCATTGTGCGATAAAGTTATTCAAGCCACGCAAGAGGAAACAGCCGAAAGAACCCCTGTCGAAAACACACCACAAACCGCCATCCAGCGACAACAACAAAGCATTACAGCATTGGAACAGCAATACTTTGATGAAGCCAAAAACCTAGAAGTAGGCACTTGGATCCAATACAAAGAAGATGGAAACATGCTTACCTGCAAACTCGCTAGCAATGCCTCTGCCGATGCCTTTTTGTTTGTAAACCGCCTTGGTATGAAGAAGCTTACGAAGTCCCGCAAAAATATCGCACTTGACTTACAAAGTGGGCGTGTGAAAATTATGCACCGCGGGCCACTATTTGACCGCCTAATGAATCGCGCACTAAGCCAACTTAAGCGCAAATAA